The Mycobacterium paragordonae genome includes a region encoding these proteins:
- a CDS encoding aldehyde dehydrogenase family protein, translated as MTTDSLPKAATGPVNGQAAAQPSVADTVARLRKTFATGRTRSYEWRKRQLEQLTKLVEENEPAIAAALAEDLDRNHVEAFIADIATTAGEAKFAAKKLKKWMRRKYLLLEAPQLPGRGWVEYEPYGTVLIIGAWNYPFYLTLGPAVGALAAGNAVILKPSELAPASSHLMAELVPKYLDKDAVAVIEGDGMVSQELIAQGLDRVMFTGGTEIGRKVYEGAAPHLTPVTLELGGKSPVVVAADGDVDVAAKRIAWLKILNAGQTCVAPDYVLADASIRDELVDKIAASITKFRSQDNQDGMRIVNERQFNRLKGYISEAQADGTSKVAVGGKCDESSLRIQPTVVVDPAQDGPLMQNEIFGPILPVLTVKDLDEAISFINARPKPLSAYLFTKSKATRERFIREVPAGGMLINHLAFQVSTAKLPFGGVGSSGMGAYHGKWGFDEFSHRKSVLTKPTRPDFSAMIYPPYTERAFKLARKLF; from the coding sequence TACGAGTGGCGCAAGCGTCAACTGGAGCAGTTGACGAAGCTGGTGGAGGAGAACGAACCCGCGATCGCCGCAGCGCTGGCCGAGGACCTGGACCGCAACCATGTCGAGGCGTTCATCGCCGACATCGCCACCACGGCTGGCGAGGCGAAGTTTGCGGCCAAGAAGCTCAAGAAGTGGATGCGGCGTAAGTACCTGCTGCTGGAAGCTCCCCAGTTGCCCGGCCGCGGCTGGGTGGAGTACGAGCCGTACGGCACCGTGCTGATCATCGGCGCCTGGAACTACCCGTTCTATCTGACGCTAGGTCCCGCCGTGGGCGCGCTGGCCGCGGGCAACGCCGTCATTTTGAAGCCGTCGGAGCTGGCCCCGGCGTCGTCGCACCTGATGGCCGAACTGGTGCCCAAGTACCTGGACAAGGATGCGGTTGCGGTGATCGAGGGCGACGGCATGGTCAGCCAGGAGTTGATCGCGCAGGGCCTGGACCGGGTGATGTTCACCGGCGGCACCGAGATCGGACGCAAGGTGTACGAGGGTGCGGCACCGCATCTGACTCCGGTGACGCTGGAACTCGGCGGCAAGAGCCCGGTGGTGGTGGCGGCCGACGGTGACGTGGACGTCGCGGCCAAGCGCATCGCCTGGTTGAAGATCCTCAACGCCGGACAGACCTGCGTCGCGCCCGACTACGTGCTGGCCGACGCCTCGATCCGGGACGAACTCGTCGACAAGATCGCCGCTTCCATCACCAAGTTCCGTTCCCAGGACAACCAGGACGGCATGCGCATCGTCAACGAGCGCCAGTTCAACAGGTTGAAAGGCTACATCTCGGAGGCTCAGGCCGACGGGACGTCGAAGGTGGCCGTCGGCGGCAAATGCGATGAGTCCAGCCTGCGGATCCAGCCAACCGTGGTCGTCGACCCCGCTCAGGACGGGCCGCTGATGCAGAACGAGATCTTCGGACCGATCCTGCCGGTGCTCACCGTGAAGGACCTGGACGAGGCGATCTCCTTCATCAACGCCCGGCCCAAGCCGTTGTCGGCCTACCTGTTCACCAAGTCGAAGGCGACCCGCGAGCGATTCATCAGAGAGGTGCCCGCGGGTGGCATGCTGATCAACCACCTCGCCTTCCAGGTGTCGACGGCCAAGCTGCCCTTCGGCGGTGTCGGGTCCTCCGGCATGGGCGCCTACCACGGGAAGTGGGGCTTCGACGAGTTCAGCCACCGCAAGTCGGTGCTGACCAAGCCGACCCGCCCCGACTTCTCCGCCATGATCTACCCGCCCTACACCGAGCGGGCCTTCAAGTTGGCGCGCAAGCTCTTCTAG